In Taeniopygia guttata chromosome 2, bTaeGut7.mat, whole genome shotgun sequence, one genomic interval encodes:
- the NKIRAS1 gene encoding NF-kappa-B inhibitor-interacting Ras-like protein 1 translates to MGKGYKVVVCGMASVGKTAILEQLLYGKHTVGLEEGATMEDVYLASVETDRGVKEQLRLYDTRGLQEGVELPKHYFSVADGFVLVYAVTSLEAFQRVELLKKEIDVFRDKKEVAVIVLGNKTDLLDQRQVETEAAQQWARAEKVRLWEVTVTDRKTLLEPFTFLASKLSQSQNKSTFPLPGRKSKGNNCEN, encoded by the exons ATGGGAAAGGGCTACAAGGTGGTGGTTTGTGGAATGGCCTCAGTGGGAAAGACTGCGATTTTGGAGCAGCTTCTCTATGGAAAGCATACTGTCG GCTTAGAAGAGGGTGCCACAATGGAAGATGTGTATTTGGCATCGGTGGAGACAGACCGAGGCGTGAAGGAACAGTTGCGGCTTTATGACACCAGGGGTCTGCAGGAGGGTGTGGAATTGCCCAAGCACTATTTCTCCGTGGCCGACGGCTTCGTCCTGGTGTACGCCGTGACCAGCCTCGAAGCGTTCCAAAGAGTCGAACTGCTCAAAAAGGAGATCGACGTCTTCAGGGACAAAAAGGAG GTTGCAGTTATTGTCTTGGGAAACAAAACTGACCTCCTGGACCAAAGGCAAGTGGaaacagaagcagcacagcaatGGGCAAGGGCCGAGAAAGTGAGACTGTGGGAAGTGACTGTGACAGATCGGAAAACACTGCTTGAACCCTTCACCTTCTTAGCTAGCAAACTGTCCCAGTCCCAGAACAAATCAACATTTCCCTTACCGGGAAGGAAGAGCAAAGGGAATAACTGTGAAAACTAG